In Clostridium sporogenes, one genomic interval encodes:
- a CDS encoding calcium-binding protein: MINIIGDKSILINKRNDCEPKKEIVLKDDFSKKRKQYYNIIKLKENYKEIFLDGEYVLEVIDDSNYIKYISINGDSVEKLLSQKNDQYRLLIDNILGNKL; the protein is encoded by the coding sequence ATGATTAATATCATTGGAGATAAAAGTATCCTCATAAATAAAAGAAATGATTGTGAGCCTAAAAAAGAAATAGTATTAAAAGATGATTTTTCTAAAAAAAGAAAGCAATATTACAACATAATAAAATTGAAAGAAAATTATAAAGAGATATTTTTAGATGGAGAATATGTTCTTGAGGTTATTGATGATAGTAATTATATAAAATATATTTCAATAAATGGTGATTCTGTAGAAAAGTTGTTAAGCCAAAAGAATGATCAATATCGTCTGCTTATTGATAATATATTAGGAAATAAATTGTAA
- a CDS encoding thermonuclease family protein, producing MGIKKIIPIILITILLVGCQDINEATKLSQDVAKDNVSIINNIKSNNYVEKNNLSLKKATVYRVIDGDTIILNTGEKVRFIGVNCPEDTTKHEDFGREATLYTRSMLEDKTVYLEKDISNTDKYGRLLRYVWLEIPESNSGQEINSKMFNAMLLSNGFGQQSTFPPNVKYVDTFTNYEREARSAKKGLWKINSNGTTNGDIRYKKY from the coding sequence ATGGGTATCAAAAAAATTATTCCTATCATTTTAATAACTATTTTGCTTGTAGGTTGTCAAGATATTAATGAAGCTACTAAATTAAGCCAAGATGTTGCAAAGGATAATGTTTCCATAATAAATAATATTAAAAGTAATAATTATGTTGAAAAAAATAATCTAAGTTTAAAAAAAGCAACTGTATATAGAGTTATAGATGGAGACACTATAATTTTAAATACTGGTGAAAAGGTTAGATTCATTGGGGTTAACTGTCCTGAGGACACCACTAAGCATGAGGATTTTGGAAGAGAAGCTACTTTATATACAAGATCTATGTTAGAAGATAAAACTGTATATTTAGAAAAAGACATAAGTAATACTGATAAATATGGCAGATTGCTAAGATATGTTTGGCTAGAGATACCTGAAAGCAATAGTGGTCAAGAAATAAATTCTAAAATGTTTAATGCTATGTTATTATCAAATGGATTTGGTCAACAAAGTACATTCCCTCCAAATGTAAAATATGTTGATACATTTACAAATTATGAAAGAGAAGCTAGAAGTGCTAAAAAAGGCTTATGGAAGATTAATAGTAATGGAACTACTAATGGAGATATTAGATATAAGAAATATTGA
- a CDS encoding ATP-dependent helicase, with product MTDRDFFELIQTKQIKLTDKQKKAVTTSEGVVLVISVPGSGKTLSSIIRIGYLILVKNVNPNLISCISFSKAAALEMKNRFNTIFGDSIKYSPHFSTIHSLCYLISRTYFKMNNIKYKMIENYKDPINKKTIISKIYFEHNKEQISEDELELYSNKISLCKNNFIYPQQVMEKSKTKIELFDLPTDFIDIYSNYYKTQKTYNYIDFDDMLIIANNLLAANKEIQSIYVNKFEYMQIDEAQDCSPLQYKIIEKLNKDKYNLAFFGDDDQTIYEFQGSDPKLLLNLPKQYKNTQVIYMDQNFRSYKNLVKYNEIFINKNKERFNKKMIASNDAEGSIELRSFTDFESSNKTIFEKLIPNLNGNIGILYRNNISAIPMINYCINNNIHINIKAKFSSLSTNKIIKDILKIYYFSQNMSNTELYLQIVYKIRPIYISKSTLNKVCEQYNKFSNDLNIFDYMRRYHSSLDIPEYMLEKINDICFDFEQLAKYTNPAKIISFVFNILEYKEYLNNDKKSDSQIVDIIKYIAKTTNTISEFIARIKKIDNAILQENDEDANITLNTIHSSKGLEWSNVIITDINNNIFDTFNKRKEEKIPMEAVNEMIESARRLLYVGCTRAKANLYILYNEKDPSVFIYELQKINKNKDNNDKSNDIISKNIYHKKFGEGKIQEIKGDNIIVLFKTGIKTLSKEICKQHNLLI from the coding sequence ATGACAGATCGAGATTTTTTTGAATTAATACAAACAAAACAAATAAAACTAACTGACAAACAAAAGAAAGCTGTTACGACTTCTGAAGGAGTTGTGCTAGTTATAAGTGTTCCCGGTTCTGGTAAAACATTATCTAGCATTATAAGAATTGGATATTTAATATTAGTTAAAAATGTAAACCCTAATTTAATTTCTTGTATTTCATTTTCTAAAGCTGCAGCACTAGAAATGAAAAATAGATTTAATACAATCTTTGGTGATTCAATTAAATATAGTCCTCATTTTTCAACTATTCATTCATTATGTTATTTAATTAGTAGAACATATTTTAAAATGAATAATATTAAATACAAAATGATTGAAAATTATAAAGATCCTATTAATAAGAAAACTATAATTTCTAAAATCTATTTTGAACATAATAAAGAACAAATTTCAGAAGATGAACTAGAACTATATTCTAATAAGATATCATTGTGTAAAAACAATTTTATATACCCACAGCAAGTAATGGAAAAATCTAAAACTAAAATAGAACTATTTGATTTGCCTACAGATTTCATTGATATATATAGCAATTATTATAAAACTCAAAAAACATATAATTATATAGATTTTGATGATATGTTAATCATAGCTAACAATTTATTAGCTGCAAATAAAGAAATCCAATCAATATATGTTAATAAATTTGAATACATGCAAATAGATGAAGCTCAAGATTGTAGCCCATTACAATACAAAATAATTGAAAAATTAAATAAGGACAAATATAATTTAGCATTTTTCGGAGATGATGACCAGACTATCTATGAGTTTCAAGGGAGTGATCCTAAGTTATTGTTAAATTTGCCTAAACAATATAAAAATACTCAAGTAATATATATGGACCAAAATTTTAGAAGTTATAAAAATTTAGTCAAATACAATGAGATATTTATTAATAAAAATAAAGAAAGATTCAATAAAAAAATGATTGCCTCTAACGATGCAGAAGGGAGTATAGAATTACGAAGCTTTACAGATTTTGAGAGCTCCAATAAAACAATATTTGAAAAATTAATTCCAAATTTAAATGGCAATATAGGGATCTTATATAGAAATAATATATCTGCAATACCTATGATTAATTATTGTATTAATAATAATATTCATATCAATATAAAAGCTAAATTTTCTTCTTTATCAACAAATAAAATTATAAAAGATATATTAAAAATCTATTATTTTAGCCAAAATATGAGCAATACTGAATTATATTTGCAGATAGTTTATAAAATAAGGCCTATATATATAAGTAAATCAACGCTAAATAAAGTATGTGAACAATACAATAAATTTAGTAATGATCTTAACATTTTTGACTATATGAGAAGATACCATTCTAGTTTAGACATACCAGAATATATGTTAGAAAAAATTAATGATATTTGTTTTGATTTTGAGCAGCTCGCAAAGTATACTAATCCTGCTAAAATTATAAGCTTTGTATTTAATATTTTAGAATATAAGGAGTATTTAAATAATGATAAAAAATCTGATTCTCAGATAGTTGATATTATTAAATATATAGCTAAAACTACTAATACAATAAGTGAATTCATTGCTAGAATAAAGAAAATAGATAATGCTATTCTTCAAGAGAATGATGAAGATGCAAACATTACTTTAAATACAATACATTCATCAAAGGGCCTAGAATGGTCAAATGTTATTATTACAGATATTAATAATAACATTTTTGATACTTTTAATAAACGGAAAGAGGAAAAAATACCTATGGAAGCAGTAAATGAAATGATTGAATCAGCAAGAAGACTATTATATGTAGGATGTACTAGAGCCAAAGCTAATTTATATATCTTATATAATGAAAAAGATCCTTCTGTTTTTATATATGAATTACAAAAAATAAATAAGAATAAAGATAATAATGATAAAAGCAATGATATAATAAGCAAAAACATATATCATAAAAAGTTTGGAGAAGGTAAAATTCAAGAAATTAAAGGTGATAATATCATTGTTTTATTTAAAACTGGAATAAAAACTTTATCTAAAGAGATATGCAAACAACATAATTTGCTTATATAA
- a CDS encoding transcriptional regulator, with protein MNKKKITAIIVACVVIVGGIAVGLNKSKDTKTVQNTQEKVEENKENEKPSKQTQNLYKNDITVYKGNAKVDYTKDKTVIHVNNEKMLEATHKEGFVTETIISPGKETISSKENMDLNVQFLTAKNQKVFKDMYAFKQKMGDKYKYIFIDYKKPFTITNNEIDPNVKLSMTYAKVVSADEDGIKLDNGQYFNIKKDNISLSFENPVELYEGATDYSAKYYPKDTLVKVSKENDKIKDIQKIAVLF; from the coding sequence ATGAATAAAAAAAAGATAACAGCAATAATTGTTGCTTGTGTAGTTATAGTAGGTGGAATAGCGGTGGGCCTTAATAAATCCAAAGATACAAAAACTGTTCAAAATACACAAGAAAAAGTAGAAGAGAATAAAGAAAATGAAAAGCCTAGTAAACAAACACAAAATTTATATAAGAATGATATAACTGTTTATAAAGGAAATGCTAAGGTTGATTATACTAAAGACAAAACAGTAATTCATGTTAATAATGAAAAAATGCTAGAAGCAACCCATAAAGAAGGATTTGTGACTGAAACAATAATTTCTCCAGGTAAAGAAACTATAAGTAGCAAAGAAAACATGGACTTAAATGTGCAATTCCTAACAGCTAAGAATCAAAAGGTTTTTAAGGATATGTATGCATTTAAACAAAAAATGGGCGATAAATATAAATACATTTTTATAGATTATAAAAAGCCGTTTACTATTACAAATAATGAAATAGATCCAAATGTTAAACTAAGCATGACTTATGCTAAAGTTGTATCAGCGGATGAAGATGGTATCAAATTAGATAATGGTCAATACTTTAATATTAAAAAAGATAATATTAGCTTATCATTTGAAAATCCAGTAGAATTATATGAAGGTGCCACAGATTATTCAGCAAAATATTATCCTAAAGATACTTTAGTTAAAGTGTCTAAAGAGAATGATAAAATAAAAGATATTCAAAAAATAGCAGTGTTATTTTAA
- the yyaC gene encoding spore protease YyaC, translating into MRKIRGNYDDKNIITKISQQLLNIMDKNNGNIVIVNIGTDRCIGDSLAPFVGTILKENDLQIPVYGTIKNPIHALNLEKEIRSIKNKHPNATIIGIDACLGKKENIGTIEIGEKPVYPGKGVGKELLAVGEYSIMGTVEEFDNGIEFATGNNIRLDFILQMSKSIAKAIIKSVNYYYIENNEIAICNL; encoded by the coding sequence ATGAGGAAAATAAGAGGTAATTATGATGATAAAAATATAATAACCAAAATATCACAGCAATTATTAAATATAATGGATAAAAATAATGGCAATATAGTTATAGTAAACATTGGAACTGATAGATGTATAGGAGATTCATTAGCTCCATTCGTTGGTACTATATTGAAAGAAAATGATTTACAAATACCTGTATATGGAACCATAAAAAATCCCATACATGCTTTGAACTTAGAAAAGGAAATAAGAAGTATAAAAAATAAACATCCTAACGCTACAATAATAGGAATAGATGCTTGCTTAGGTAAAAAAGAAAATATAGGGACTATTGAAATTGGGGAAAAACCTGTATATCCAGGAAAGGGAGTGGGAAAAGAGCTATTAGCAGTAGGAGAATATTCTATAATGGGAACAGTAGAAGAATTTGATAACGGTATAGAATTTGCTACAGGAAATAATATAAGATTGGATTTTATATTGCAAATGTCCAAGAGTATTGCAAAAGCAATAATTAAATCAGTCAATTATTATTACATAGAGAATAACGAAATAGCAATTTGTAACTTATAA